Proteins encoded together in one Phycisphaerae bacterium window:
- a CDS encoding DNA polymerase IV, giving the protein MFLLHFDADAFFASVEQAADNRLRGRPVAVGGLHRGIVASASYEARQYGVRTPMPMSQARRLCPKLIVLPVRFELYEQFSENIFGMAEEITPIVEKQGIDEGYLDLTGTPACRKREPAEVADKFGRDVRDWLKVTISRGVARTKLISQIASKLNKPNGLTVIPPDESTELSFLQPLAVKWLPGIGEVGARLFESAGILRIGQVAEMPLDWLTELVGSAAHQIRDFARNIDPRPVELTRPDAFSYGHQETFPEDKTNPNQVLAALCRLADEAFLRLRADGKQARTVTVKIRYTDMDEHQGQMSLPEPTDVEMQVYPLLSKLLDRLWDRRVRIRMVQVKLSNIYSGFSQMDLFGAKQKQRNLAIACQAIRERFGTKAMMRKHDWEAVSDQHSAVSKDMLTAGCLAGLE; this is encoded by the coding sequence ATGTTCCTTCTCCATTTCGACGCCGACGCCTTCTTCGCCTCCGTTGAACAAGCGGCCGACAACCGCCTCCGTGGCCGCCCCGTGGCGGTAGGGGGGCTCCACCGCGGAATCGTCGCCTCCGCCAGCTATGAAGCCCGGCAATACGGCGTCCGCACCCCCATGCCCATGAGCCAGGCCAGACGGCTGTGCCCGAAACTCATCGTCCTGCCAGTGCGGTTCGAACTATACGAGCAATTCTCGGAAAACATCTTCGGCATGGCCGAGGAGATCACCCCCATCGTCGAAAAGCAGGGCATTGATGAGGGCTATCTGGATTTGACCGGTACCCCTGCCTGCCGCAAACGCGAGCCGGCAGAGGTGGCGGATAAATTCGGACGCGACGTCCGCGACTGGCTGAAGGTGACGATTTCCCGTGGCGTGGCCCGGACCAAACTGATCAGCCAGATAGCCAGTAAACTAAACAAACCCAACGGCCTGACCGTCATCCCGCCTGACGAGTCGACGGAACTATCGTTCCTGCAACCACTTGCGGTCAAATGGTTGCCCGGAATCGGCGAGGTTGGAGCTAGATTGTTTGAGTCCGCAGGGATCCTCCGGATCGGCCAAGTAGCCGAAATGCCATTGGACTGGCTGACCGAATTGGTCGGTTCGGCAGCCCATCAGATTCGCGATTTCGCCCGCAATATCGACCCTCGCCCAGTCGAGCTAACCCGCCCTGACGCTTTTTCGTACGGCCACCAGGAGACATTCCCGGAAGACAAAACGAACCCAAACCAGGTCTTGGCCGCCCTGTGTCGGCTGGCGGACGAGGCTTTTCTCCGCCTTCGGGCCGACGGTAAACAAGCCCGCACGGTCACCGTCAAAATCCGCTACACCGACATGGACGAGCACCAGGGCCAGATGAGTCTCCCCGAGCCCACGGATGTGGAAATGCAGGTCTACCCGTTGCTGTCAAAGTTGCTTGACCGGCTGTGGGATCGCCGGGTCCGCATCCGCATGGTCCAGGTAAAGCTCTCGAACATCTACAGCGGGTTCAGCCAGATGGACCTGTTCGGCGCGAAACAGAAACAACGCAACCTGGCCATCGCCTGCCAGGCGATTCGCGAACGATTCGGAACAAAAGCGATGATGAGGAAACATGATTGGGAAGCGGTCAGCGATCAGCATTCAGCAGTCAGCAAGGACATGCTTACAGCAGGTTGTCTTGCCGGTTTGGAATGA
- a CDS encoding four helix bundle protein, whose protein sequence is MQDFRKLQVWQKGHQLVLAVYRDTRRFPKEEIFALTNQMRRSAISTCANIAEGCGRQTNSELSHFMHIAMGSACELEYHLLLARDLGMLAIDRYKQLATDLAEVKRMLTSLIQKVKAKN, encoded by the coding sequence ATGCAGGATTTTCGAAAACTGCAGGTGTGGCAAAAAGGGCACCAGTTGGTGTTGGCCGTATACCGCGATACGAGGCGCTTTCCGAAAGAGGAGATATTTGCCCTGACGAACCAGATGCGGCGAAGCGCCATATCCACCTGTGCCAACATCGCCGAAGGTTGTGGAAGGCAAACAAACTCGGAATTGAGTCATTTCATGCACATTGCGATGGGCTCGGCTTGTGAGCTGGAATATCATCTGCTTCTCGCGCGAGACCTCGGCATGCTTGCTATCGATAGATATAAACAGTTGGCCACCGACTTGGCCGAAGTCAAACGGATGCTCACATCGTTGATTCAGAAGGTCAAAGCGAAAAACTGA
- a CDS encoding S24 family peptidase produces MRTFIDITDLCTKLYDHNEAAGGQAGNALVNNGGIDESDLVSIAAGWPGELAEGCARLDPAAILRATPRSFALRVRGQSMVNAGIYDGDIVVGEITPVARPGAIVVALIDGESTLKRLMVERGRPYLISENPTCPAFMPLGELVIQGVVHTVVRRVQ; encoded by the coding sequence ATGCGAACATTTATTGACATAACTGACTTATGCACAAAACTTTACGATCATAATGAAGCTGCTGGCGGCCAGGCCGGAAACGCCTTGGTCAACAACGGCGGGATTGATGAGAGCGACCTGGTAAGCATCGCTGCGGGCTGGCCGGGGGAGTTGGCCGAAGGGTGCGCGCGCCTTGACCCCGCGGCGATCCTGCGGGCCACGCCTCGCAGCTTCGCCCTGCGCGTCCGAGGCCAGTCGATGGTCAACGCCGGTATCTACGACGGAGACATCGTCGTCGGCGAGATCACCCCCGTCGCCCGACCCGGCGCGATTGTGGTCGCCCTGATCGACGGCGAGTCCACGCTCAAACGCCTGATGGTCGAACGTGGCCGTCCGTACCTGATCTCTGAGAACCCAACATGCCCGGCCTTCATGCCCCTCGGCGAACTCGTGATTCAGGGGGTGGTGCATACGGTGGTGCGAAGAGTGCAGTGA
- a CDS encoding DUF72 domain-containing protein, with product MPGEQLGFGWEETPAAPVPPARATMLSQRLARLARRGIYLGTSSWKYPGWLGQIYTPARYETRGRFSEKRFNETCLEEYSRVFPTVCGDFAFYQFPSEKTWHEIFAQVPRGFRFSLKVPEDITVERFPDLRRYGQRAGQRNPHFMDASVVKSELLDRLEPYRDKLGILIFEFGTIREGPMVDPKGFAAALDRMLSRLPLDHFRFSVEVRNPEYLEFGADYLSCLRGHGVAHCYNSWTRMPSLPRQIELPGTLTAPFATARLLLRPGRTYQQAVDRFAPYEKVQDPYPEGRSALARLMETCVAENRELFAFVNNRFEGNAVETIEGVIERFE from the coding sequence ATGCCTGGTGAGCAGCTTGGCTTCGGCTGGGAAGAGACACCTGCAGCCCCGGTGCCGCCAGCGCGGGCCACGATGCTGTCCCAGCGTCTCGCCCGACTCGCCCGGCGGGGTATCTATCTGGGCACATCGAGCTGGAAATACCCCGGCTGGCTTGGCCAGATCTACACGCCCGCCCGGTATGAGACGCGCGGCCGGTTTTCGGAGAAAAGGTTCAACGAGACGTGCCTGGAGGAGTATTCGCGGGTGTTTCCGACCGTCTGTGGAGACTTCGCGTTCTACCAGTTTCCGTCAGAGAAGACGTGGCACGAAATCTTCGCCCAAGTTCCGAGGGGCTTTCGGTTCAGCCTCAAGGTTCCGGAGGACATCACCGTTGAGCGTTTTCCCGATCTGCGGCGTTACGGCCAGAGGGCCGGGCAGCGGAATCCCCACTTCATGGATGCGTCGGTGGTCAAATCGGAGCTTCTCGATCGCCTCGAGCCGTATCGAGACAAGCTGGGAATACTGATCTTTGAATTCGGCACCATTCGCGAGGGGCCAATGGTCGATCCGAAGGGGTTCGCGGCCGCACTGGACCGCATGTTGTCGCGTTTGCCTCTGGACCATTTTCGGTTCAGCGTCGAAGTGCGGAACCCCGAGTATCTTGAATTCGGTGCGGATTACCTTTCGTGTCTCAGAGGACACGGGGTAGCGCATTGTTACAACAGTTGGACTCGCATGCCCTCGCTGCCCCGGCAGATTGAGCTGCCCGGCACATTGACCGCGCCGTTCGCCACGGCGCGGCTGCTGTTGCGGCCCGGGCGTACTTATCAGCAGGCGGTCGATCGCTTTGCCCCATACGAGAAGGTGCAAGACCCATACCCGGAGGGCCGGTCGGCGTTGGCGCGGTTAATGGAGACATGTGTTGCAGAGAATCGTGAGCTTTTTGCCTTTGTGAATAACCGGTTTGAAGGTAACGCGGTCGAGACGATTGAGGGAGTCATTGAGCGTTTTGAGTGA
- a CDS encoding ABC transporter permease, which produces MRTVLAIAGKNLLLCWRDRLAFFWWMIGFPLLIAILIGTMFAGVLSGQSQPVLVAVIDEARNSDSREFIAALSQSEILQISRSSRDDAETCVRRGSLSAFVLLPAGFKLTPAGLLDARLPIAVGADPSRTAELAYLQAALREAAAGVIRARWNDPLRRSEMIDAWLKAQGRSGPSRSLDRAAVEALLATFDPRLTSMPESAGPRPALSNVELIPFTAWRNTPRSPFDVCFPLGMIWGLLGLTAEFAMAFAKERETGTWLRLRIAPIRRWQILLGNGLACLVASVGVIAMLLLVGRVACGVRVDNPLALLLGVPCVALCFVGLTMLLSVLGRTESSVGGAGWACLLVMAMLGGGMVPRMFMPSWMETAGNLSPVKWAIVAFEGGIWRGFSLREILLPCSLLLAQGLVYGTLGVIIMPRFKE; this is translated from the coding sequence ATGCGCACCGTCCTGGCAATCGCGGGCAAGAATCTGCTCCTCTGTTGGCGCGACCGCCTCGCTTTCTTCTGGTGGATGATCGGCTTTCCACTATTGATCGCCATCCTGATCGGCACCATGTTCGCGGGCGTCCTCAGCGGCCAGTCCCAGCCTGTGCTGGTTGCGGTGATTGACGAGGCACGGAACAGCGACTCGCGGGAGTTCATCGCCGCCTTGTCGCAGTCCGAAATCCTGCAGATCAGTCGGTCGTCAAGAGACGATGCTGAAACCTGCGTGCGGCGAGGCTCGCTCTCCGCGTTTGTTCTGTTGCCCGCAGGTTTCAAATTGACTCCCGCCGGTCTGCTTGATGCGAGGCTCCCGATCGCGGTTGGCGCCGATCCTTCCAGAACCGCCGAACTGGCTTATCTGCAGGCCGCGTTGCGCGAAGCCGCGGCCGGAGTAATCCGTGCCCGGTGGAACGATCCGCTCCGAAGATCCGAAATGATCGACGCATGGTTGAAGGCACAAGGCCGTTCCGGGCCGTCACGCTCACTTGACCGAGCGGCAGTCGAAGCGCTGTTGGCAACCTTCGATCCCCGCCTCACCTCGATGCCGGAATCCGCCGGCCCCCGGCCGGCGCTGTCCAATGTCGAACTCATCCCCTTTACCGCCTGGCGCAACACACCCCGGTCTCCCTTCGACGTGTGCTTCCCGCTTGGCATGATCTGGGGCTTGCTGGGCCTCACGGCCGAGTTCGCCATGGCCTTTGCCAAGGAGCGCGAGACGGGCACTTGGCTTCGCTTGCGAATCGCCCCCATCCGGCGTTGGCAGATTCTGCTGGGCAACGGCTTGGCCTGCCTGGTCGCGAGCGTCGGCGTCATCGCAATGCTGCTGCTGGTCGGCCGGGTGGCTTGCGGTGTCCGGGTCGACAACCCGCTCGCTTTACTGCTCGGCGTCCCTTGTGTTGCCCTCTGCTTCGTGGGCCTGACAATGCTGCTCTCGGTGCTGGGTCGCACCGAATCGTCCGTCGGCGGCGCCGGATGGGCATGCCTGCTCGTCATGGCCATGCTCGGCGGCGGAATGGTCCCCCGGATGTTCATGCCGTCCTGGATGGAGACGGCCGGAAACCTCAGCCCCGTCAAGTGGGCCATCGTCGCCTTCGAGGGCGGCATCTGGCGGGGCTTCAGTCTGCGGGAGATCCTCCTGCCGTGCAGCCTGCTCCTGGCCCAGGGTCTGGTCTATGGCACGCTCGGGGTCATCATCATGCCCAGATTCAAGGAATAA
- a CDS encoding ABC transporter ATP-binding protein, with the protein MPKIIITDLVRNDSQTSSATYTAAMIRVDHLRKTFGSTRAVDGISFEVRRGETFGLLGPNGAGKTTTLHMLVGLLKPDAGDIHIDGATDPTRPRVRRSIGLAPQTLSLYEDMTATENLKFFGRLYGLRDGRLSERVAQAIEQAGLADRSRHLVKTYSGGMKRRLHLACALLHQPQVLLLDEPTLGVDPQARLHILEDIEQLGRQGRTILFTTHYIEEAQKLCNRVAIMDHGRILAMDTVSAMIDCHGGQAVVHAELDEAPPGDWSLPGRLNGTSLSAETDHPFETVRRWAASGIRIRSLSIERPSLETVFLRLTGRRLRD; encoded by the coding sequence TTGCCCAAAATCATCATCACAGATCTCGTCCGCAACGATTCACAAACGTCATCCGCCACGTATACTGCTGCCATGATCCGCGTGGACCACCTGCGAAAAACATTCGGCTCAACGAGGGCCGTCGACGGCATCTCATTCGAGGTCCGGCGCGGCGAGACGTTTGGCCTTCTGGGCCCCAATGGCGCAGGTAAGACAACGACGCTTCACATGCTCGTCGGGCTCCTCAAACCCGACGCAGGGGATATTCACATCGACGGCGCAACCGATCCCACACGGCCGCGGGTTCGCCGCAGCATCGGCTTGGCGCCCCAGACCCTCTCCCTCTACGAGGATATGACCGCTACGGAGAACCTCAAGTTCTTCGGTCGCCTCTACGGCCTGCGCGACGGGCGACTGTCCGAACGCGTCGCCCAAGCTATCGAACAGGCCGGCCTCGCCGACCGCTCCCGTCACCTGGTCAAAACCTATTCGGGCGGCATGAAGCGACGCCTCCACCTGGCGTGCGCCCTCCTGCATCAGCCGCAAGTGCTCCTGCTCGATGAGCCCACTCTCGGCGTCGATCCCCAGGCAAGGCTCCATATCCTCGAGGACATCGAGCAGCTCGGCCGACAGGGCCGCACAATTCTCTTCACCACCCACTACATCGAGGAGGCCCAGAAACTCTGCAATCGTGTCGCGATCATGGATCACGGCCGGATCCTGGCCATGGATACCGTATCGGCCATGATCGATTGCCATGGCGGACAAGCGGTGGTTCACGCCGAACTCGACGAGGCGCCGCCCGGCGACTGGTCCTTGCCCGGCCGTCTCAACGGCACGTCCCTGTCGGCCGAAACGGATCACCCGTTTGAAACGGTCAGACGGTGGGCCGCGTCGGGCATTCGCATCCGGAGCCTCAGCATCGAGCGCCCAAGTCTCGAAACGGTCTTCCTGAGACTCACCGGCCGGAGGTTGCGGGACTGA
- a CDS encoding alpha/beta fold hydrolase, with product MWTFMCRRAGRAFAAVGGMGVLMAANLGCFPEKSFKMDPEASVRVSERLVNGEDGASTRVWLRRTQRELAGLLPDSVASPLLTEELVNGDGRAVDVLRHFGVSRQSLQSIVKNYRGIRYSAQAASRDYCIEKQAAAWPGFEDVWIPMRLAVDDQLELSGRLGYARNGNGEIIEADCVVILPGLFGDHGVKRSRDLAIPLRESGFHVLHLELRGHGQTESRYPRMYHTFGVMETDDLMQVSDYLEQLPHIRRTGLIAYCWNASIALLAAWYDGRLPDDPQISPAIRPYLQCPPEPLRRRFSAGIIAFSPVVRWEVLMDELDRQRSIWAHPIYAAIQDTIRDRMVRKGYPERSGSLRNLIEYEHNGYGIPMPHGAREGYPFLRLISYNGEPSGDKLEFARMPVLIVHGADDPLVPAQDVADLMATVDNPRVGAIILPSGGHVGFAAYCPRYYLSLITNFFDPVNGPAGRGAAISAAAR from the coding sequence GTGTGGACTTTCATGTGCCGACGGGCCGGACGTGCCTTCGCGGCCGTCGGGGGTATGGGGGTACTCATGGCGGCAAACCTAGGCTGCTTCCCTGAAAAATCGTTCAAGATGGACCCGGAGGCATCGGTTCGCGTTTCGGAGCGTCTGGTCAACGGGGAGGATGGAGCGTCCACGCGAGTCTGGCTGAGGCGGACGCAAAGGGAGCTTGCCGGGTTGTTGCCTGACTCGGTTGCGAGCCCACTACTCACTGAAGAACTGGTGAACGGCGACGGACGGGCTGTGGACGTCCTGCGTCACTTCGGCGTCAGCCGGCAGAGTCTTCAGAGCATTGTCAAGAACTATCGGGGAATCCGCTATTCGGCTCAAGCGGCCAGCCGGGACTACTGCATTGAGAAGCAGGCAGCGGCCTGGCCGGGCTTCGAGGACGTCTGGATTCCCATGCGTCTGGCGGTTGACGACCAGCTCGAGCTGTCGGGCCGTCTGGGCTATGCCCGCAACGGGAACGGCGAGATCATCGAAGCGGACTGCGTGGTGATCCTGCCGGGGCTATTCGGCGATCACGGCGTCAAGCGCAGCCGCGACCTGGCGATTCCGCTGCGTGAGTCCGGGTTTCATGTGCTGCACCTGGAGCTTCGCGGCCACGGTCAGACGGAGTCGCGGTACCCGCGGATGTATCACACGTTCGGCGTCATGGAGACCGACGACCTGATGCAGGTGTCGGACTACCTTGAGCAGTTGCCGCACATTCGCCGGACGGGGCTGATCGCCTATTGCTGGAACGCCAGTATTGCCCTGCTGGCGGCGTGGTACGATGGCCGATTGCCTGACGATCCTCAGATTTCGCCGGCAATCAGGCCTTACTTGCAGTGCCCGCCGGAACCTTTGCGTCGCCGCTTCTCGGCCGGCATTATCGCATTTTCGCCGGTGGTTCGTTGGGAAGTGCTGATGGATGAGCTGGATCGGCAGCGATCGATCTGGGCGCATCCGATCTATGCGGCGATCCAGGACACGATCCGGGACCGCATGGTGCGCAAGGGGTATCCTGAAAGGAGCGGGAGTCTGCGCAACCTGATTGAGTATGAGCATAACGGCTACGGTATTCCCATGCCGCACGGGGCGCGGGAGGGGTATCCGTTTCTTCGGCTGATTTCGTACAACGGAGAACCATCGGGGGACAAACTGGAGTTCGCCCGCATGCCGGTGCTGATCGTTCATGGAGCCGACGACCCGCTGGTGCCGGCTCAGGACGTTGCCGACCTGATGGCGACGGTAGACAATCCGAGGGTGGGGGCGATCATTTTGCCAAGCGGCGGGCACGTGGGGTTTGCGGCATATTGTCCGAGGTATTATTTGAGCTTGATCACCAACTTCTTCGATCCGGTCAACGGTCCGGCCGGTCGCGGTGCGGCCATAAGCGCCGCGGCCCGGTGA
- a CDS encoding helix-turn-helix domain-containing protein encodes MNAKLTTKRSPENDCSTHANVSRGKSDQSPLSGPKLKESLERLERQLVIEALIRTKGNQSRAARSLGITERIMGLRVKKYGIDPQSIRDAYQSDPIVQQCSSAAALRTMSNEEKDHVRSSR; translated from the coding sequence ATGAATGCGAAGCTGACAACGAAGCGGTCGCCCGAGAACGACTGTTCGACACACGCAAACGTCAGCCGAGGCAAATCTGATCAATCGCCTCTTTCCGGCCCCAAGTTGAAAGAGAGCCTTGAACGCCTCGAACGGCAACTGGTCATCGAGGCACTGATACGAACCAAAGGGAATCAATCACGCGCCGCCCGGTCTCTGGGCATTACCGAACGGATCATGGGGTTGAGGGTGAAGAAGTATGGTATCGATCCACAGAGCATTCGCGACGCTTACCAGTCTGACCCGATTGTGCAGCAATGCTCATCGGCCGCTGCGCTACGAACAATGAGCAACGAAGAGAAGGATCATGTCCGTTCTTCCCGCTGA
- a CDS encoding ammonium transporter, translated as MNENTFKRLMGKLLPLLAVLATAILATRAFGQETQPPSASDILDKVSLLSVDVDTLWVLITAFLVFWMQAGFALVETGLTRAKNTVNICMKNLLDFCFASIGFWAIGFAIMFGTGNKWFGTSGWFLQGDAGTTFAALSWTSVSLDAKFIFQLVFAGTAATIVSGAMAERTRFTSYMLYSLAITVFIYPVAGHWIWGGGLLSAGNMFGEGKGMFDFAGSTVVHSVGGWLALTGAIVLGPRMGKYGPGGKVNAIPGHNFPLAILGVFILWLGWFGFNPGSTMMATGCGAAIAHIAVTTNFAAATGTIGALLTSKLWFSKWDASMAGNGCLAGLVAVTAPCAFVDTWAAGLIGLVAGVLVVGSVVFIDRLLKVDDPVGAVSVHLVNGIWGTLALGLFSNPVHGSTGPLPGLFYGGGVEQLKMQLIGAVLVGIWCLLAGFALFLGLKALTGLRVSPEEELRGLDVDEHGMEGYPNFQLLKH; from the coding sequence GTGAATGAGAATACATTCAAACGTTTGATGGGAAAACTACTACCACTCCTGGCAGTCCTGGCAACAGCCATACTGGCTACTCGCGCTTTCGGTCAGGAGACTCAGCCGCCGTCGGCCAGCGACATCCTCGACAAGGTTTCATTGCTGTCGGTCGACGTGGATACCCTGTGGGTTCTGATTACGGCATTTCTGGTATTCTGGATGCAGGCCGGATTTGCGTTGGTTGAGACCGGTCTGACCCGGGCCAAGAACACCGTGAACATCTGCATGAAGAACCTGCTGGACTTCTGTTTTGCCAGCATCGGATTCTGGGCGATCGGCTTTGCGATCATGTTCGGAACGGGCAACAAGTGGTTCGGGACAAGCGGCTGGTTTCTCCAAGGTGATGCGGGGACGACGTTTGCGGCCCTGTCATGGACTTCCGTCAGCCTGGATGCCAAGTTCATTTTCCAGCTCGTCTTTGCGGGGACGGCCGCAACGATCGTGTCGGGCGCCATGGCCGAACGCACGAGGTTCACCAGCTACATGCTGTACAGCCTGGCAATCACCGTATTCATATACCCGGTCGCCGGTCATTGGATCTGGGGCGGAGGGCTTTTATCGGCCGGCAACATGTTCGGCGAAGGCAAAGGCATGTTTGACTTCGCCGGCTCGACCGTGGTTCACTCGGTAGGCGGCTGGCTGGCGCTAACCGGTGCGATTGTTCTGGGGCCGCGAATGGGCAAATACGGCCCGGGCGGGAAGGTCAATGCCATTCCGGGTCACAACTTTCCGCTGGCGATCCTTGGCGTGTTCATCCTCTGGCTGGGCTGGTTCGGCTTCAACCCCGGCAGCACCATGATGGCCACCGGGTGCGGAGCAGCCATCGCTCACATCGCAGTGACCACGAACTTCGCAGCGGCGACGGGAACGATCGGCGCCCTGCTGACATCGAAGCTCTGGTTTAGCAAGTGGGACGCCAGCATGGCGGGCAACGGCTGCCTGGCCGGCCTGGTGGCGGTGACGGCACCATGTGCATTCGTTGACACCTGGGCGGCCGGACTCATCGGCCTCGTCGCGGGCGTTCTGGTAGTCGGCTCCGTCGTCTTCATCGACCGACTGCTGAAAGTGGACGACCCGGTGGGTGCGGTTTCCGTCCACCTGGTTAACGGTATCTGGGGCACTTTGGCCCTCGGCCTGTTCTCCAACCCGGTACACGGTTCGACCGGGCCGCTGCCGGGGCTGTTCTATGGCGGCGGTGTCGAGCAGCTCAAAATGCAGTTGATTGGCGCAGTCCTGGTCGGGATCTGGTGCCTGCTGGCCGGTTTCGCCCTGTTCCTGGGATTGAAGGCTCTGACGGGGTTGCGTGTCAGCCCCGAAGAGGAACTCAGAGGCCTCGATGTCGACGAGCACGGCATGGAAGGTTATCCGAACTTCCAACTTCTGAAGCACTGA
- a CDS encoding P-II family nitrogen regulator, whose product MKKIEAIIKPFKLDEVKTALTAIGIQGLTVSEVRGFGRQKGHTEHYRGAEYTVDFIPKVKIEVVVPEAKVAEVLETIAKAARTGQIGDGKIFVSSLDEIVRIRTGEKGPAAI is encoded by the coding sequence ATGAAGAAAATCGAAGCCATTATCAAGCCGTTCAAGCTGGACGAGGTCAAAACCGCTCTGACCGCGATCGGTATCCAAGGGCTTACGGTGAGCGAAGTCCGCGGGTTCGGGCGTCAGAAAGGCCACACCGAGCATTACCGCGGGGCCGAGTACACCGTGGATTTCATACCCAAGGTGAAGATCGAAGTCGTCGTGCCCGAAGCGAAGGTGGCCGAGGTCCTGGAGACCATCGCCAAAGCCGCCCGCACGGGGCAGATCGGCGACGGAAAGATATTCGTTTCATCGCTCGACGAGATCGTGCGGATTCGCACCGGTGAAAAAGGACCGGCGGCGATTTGA